In Rosa chinensis cultivar Old Blush chromosome 1, RchiOBHm-V2, whole genome shotgun sequence, a genomic segment contains:
- the LOC112187231 gene encoding translation initiation factor IF-2-like isoform X1 produces MEKSDSVPPIPDNLSSYGKQFLRRCLQREPNLRASASQLLEDPIITRKNFRHPSGAGTVVGAVAAPVIHQQHVFTPAAPKQRIVTPAAPKQRLVIPAAPKHRLVIPAAPKQRLVIPAAPKQRIVIPAAPKQRIVTPLLPPKQQMVTPAAPKQRIVTPSTQGIVTPLLPPKQHMVTPAAPKQRIVTPSTQRVVHSVASRPAASQATRPPVHSSSHSHLSSNSGVNNSSSVSLNSSSHLSSGTHLSSSSRMSNNSRLSTWLGPNATSISGSKSRSSPSQHVTKHNMFSKAS; encoded by the exons GGAACCAAATTTGAGGGCATCTGCATCCCAGTTGCTTGAG GATCCAATCATAACCAGGAAAAACTTCAGGCACCCATCTGGAGCTGGTACAGTTGTTGGAGCTGTTGCTGCCCCCGTCATCCACCAGCAACACGTATTTACCCCAGCTGCTCCCAAGCAACGCATTGTTACCCCTGCTGCTCCCAAGCAACGGCTTGTTATCCCAGCTGCTCCCAAGCACCGGCTTGTTATTCCCGCTGCTCCCAAGCAACGGCTTGTTATCCCCGCTGCTCCCAAGCAACGCATTGTTATCCCTGCTGCTCCCAAGCAACGCATTGTTACCCCGCTGCTCCCTCCCAAGCAACAAATGGTTACCCCTGCTGCTCCCAAGCAGCGCATTGTTACCCCATCCACACAAGGCATTGTTACCCCGCTGCTCCCTCCCAAGCAACACATGGTTACCCCTGCTGCTCCCAAGCAGCGCATTGTTACCCCATCCACACAACGCGTTGTTCACTCAGTTGCTTCACGTCCTGCTGCTAGTCAAGCTACCCGACCTCCAGTCCACTCCAGTTCTCATTCACATTTGAGTTCCAATTCCGGTGTGAATAACAGTTCATCTGTGAGCCTGAACTCCAGCTCCCATTTGAGTTCCGGTACACATTTGAGTTCTAGTTCACGCATGAGTAACAACTCCCGTTTGAGTACCTGGTTGGGTCCCAATGCGACATCCATATCTGGTTCCAAATCCAGATCTAGTCCCTCGCAACATGTAACGAAACACAATATGTTTTCCAAAGCATCTTGA